A region of the Fulvia fulva chromosome 7, complete sequence genome:
TTTCGATGCCATGTCCCACTTGTCGCCCGACGAAAAAAAGTGGTCCGAACGGAGTATCGCGGCTTTGACAGCTATGGACACTCTGACCAGTATTTCTCTTGGACTGCCTCCTATACTCGCGGCTTCTGTCAACGGCGCGATCCTTCACGAAGATCCTGGCATTGCCCTTCCGACGTAAGACGACACTTTCCCACAATCTGCTGCGAGCTGATTCAAGCCGCTCAGAGAGTGTGGTCGGACCCATGACTCTCGTAGAACAAGCTAACATATATCACGCTAGGCATCAAGCACACCATGAGGTGACCGAAATCCCGCGTCGATACTTTGAGCCCTGTTTTTTGAGCCCATCTTTCAAGAACGGCACCATCTACCAGCTGCCACAGCAGAGGGTCGACTCTGTTACCGAGGAACTGGAAGGGTGGAAGTTGAGGCTGGGAGACCTATTCAACACTTATGACGGCACCCTAACCCCTAGGTACGTGCATCGGAGGTACATCTCCCGGGAAAGACTGACACCTGCTTCAGACTCGTGGTTGAGCTGTCCTACTTCTTCATACAGCTAATCGTCTACTGCCCTTTCGTCCACTATTTTGGCGCCAACGGTGATACGGCGACGACACACTACGCAACAAAGGGGGTGGAGGCTGCACTCCAGACAGTTCTCATCGCAGAAGAGCTACAGAGACGCAAAATTCCGATCGCAGTTCACCCATTTGCAATCGATGCCGTAATCCTCGCCACGACGGCTTTGCTACTATCTGAGGTCAAGACCAGGAATCGAAGTCGAGGGACGATTGATACATCCACCAGCGTGTGAGCTATCGAGCTCCTGTTCTCTCTGGCTAGGCAGTCTGATGCAGCGAAGTCGGGTGTTGCGTGGATTGAGGTACTGTCGCGATCGTGTCCAAAAGCCACCTCAGCTGCTGACAGTTTCGCAGAAGATGAAGCAAGACGCACTGAAGATGGCCGCCATCAATACCAACCAGAATGTTCTGCCGCCCGTGTCCGACCTCCTCCGGTTCGACGAGAGCAAGAAGTTGATGCCGTGGCGGGCTGCTTTTGGTGCCACATCGCTGTCGCCATTCTCAGCCGCCTCTCGGAATATCGACACTAATATGCCTGATGTTTCAGCCAGCGCTACACCTTCCGACGACAAGACACCAGCTCGATGAACGCCAGGAAGCTCTTCGACTCCTCCGTTCGATTACTCCTGGCTGGAATCAGGGCAGCTACTCCACAGCGAACTGCCGCACGTTGTGCTGACCACAATGATCCCGGCCAGACCCCTGATCCCTACCTCCGGTACCGCGGAGAGAAGCTGCACTTTACTCTAGAACAGCTTGACCGCAACACGAAACACAGACTTCATTTTACACTTCTCGACCAGGGTCGAAGTATATAGCCTGGCTGGATGCCGCCATGTCCCCCGTCTTCACTTGTGCTCTCCTGCTATAGCTTGACCACAATACCGTTTAGACGTGGAAGAATGTCTGCCCGCAGCGATTCCTTCCAGGATTCGAGCTCGAAAGTATCGAAGAAGGCGACTCTCAAAGCACAAGCTAGGATGGCACTCGAGGAAGAGCATGAGCGCACTGATGGGGAGCTGAAGTCGAACTGGCCCAAAGCCGTCGACCTCTATGGCTCGAACCTACCCTGCCGCTTGGAGGGCGAAGTTGGTGACCTCGTCGTTCTCGGCAAGATACCGAAAGAGATAGATGGCACGTTTTACCGCATGATGGTCGATCCATGGTGTCCGCCAGTGGAAGGCAACATACCGCTTGATGGTGATGGCAATATGTGAGTCTCGTCAACGACACATGGGGTATGTGGTTCCCGCAGCCAGGACAAGGCACTGAGCTCACTGTAGATCTGCCTTCCGCTTCCATGATGGTAGAGTCGATATGAAGACGAAATATGTCGAGACCGAGAGGTACAAGCTGGAGCGAAGAGCTGGCAAGGCGCTGTTTGGGCTGTATCGAAATCCTTGGACTCATCATCCTTGCGTGAGGTAAGGTCACTGCATGCTGATCTGGAGCACCGCACGAGACCAGATACTGATGAGAATCAGAGCTGCCATCGACTCCACTGCCAACACCAATCTAGTCTACTGGGCCAACCACCTCCTCGCCATGAAAGAAAGCGCCCTCCCCTACTCCGTCGATCCGCAAACTCTCGAAACCCGCACCTACGACCCCTTCGGCCAAATCAAAGCCAAAACATTCACGGCGCACCCCAAATACGACCCATACACTGACGAACTCATCGTCCACGGCTACGAGGCAAAAGGCATGGCGACCAACGACATCGTATCCTACGGCATCGACCGCACGGGGAAATGCAAGAATGAACTCTGGTTCAAACAGCCCTGGATCAACCCCGGCGCCATTCACGATTGCGCTATAACGAAGAACTGGCTCATCCTTTTCATCTGGCCCTTCGAAGCTGATGTGGAGAGAATGAAGAAGGGAGG
Encoded here:
- a CDS encoding Lignostilbene-alpha,beta-dioxygenase isozyme I, which codes for MPPCPPSSLVLSCYSLTTIPFRRGRMSARSDSFQDSSSKVSKKATLKAQARMALEEEHERTDGELKSNWPKAVDLYGSNLPCRLEGEVGDLVVLGKIPKEIDGTFYRMMVDPWCPPVEGNIPLDGDGNISAFRFHDGRVDMKTKYVETERYKLERRAGKALFGLYRNPWTHHPCVRAAIDSTANTNLVYWANHLLAMKESALPYSVDPQTLETRTYDPFGQIKAKTFTAHPKYDPYTDELIVHGYEAKGMATNDIVSYGIDRTGKCKNELWFKQPWINPGAIHDCAITKNWLILFIWPFEADVERMKKGGHHWAWNYDRGHTMIVAPRYPDNPPAPGWKKGETRHYTWKNCMAIHTAGAWEDASNPSLLYIESSRVHDNAFPFFPSDDGRLPAADAKADFVRWCIDTSTPAGTYISDPEVILDIPAEFPRIDERFMTQKYNLLWLNVFINPDGHKNIYHGLNGLAMHNHSTGKTQYHYAGDDSMCQEPIFVPRSEDAEEGDGYVMALIERVKANRCDVVVIDTREFEKAVAIVQLPFHMKAQVHGNWVSAKELGGYRSLVREVGEFEMRREGALEPL